One segment of Methanobrevibacter sp. DNA contains the following:
- a CDS encoding nucleoside deaminase, producing MHQKFMDEAIKEAEISLSEGGIPIGAVLVKDDEIISRGHNRLIQNDSVILHGEMDAIENAKGLNYEDYRKCTLYTTLSPCPMCSGAVILYNIPKVVIGENTTLMGAEDFLKDNGVEIIVLNDSKCKELFEKFAEENPGVWQKELAKVGNTTELK from the coding sequence ATGCATCAAAAGTTTATGGATGAAGCAATTAAAGAGGCCGAAATATCATTATCTGAAGGGGGAATACCAATAGGTGCAGTATTGGTAAAGGATGATGAAATAATATCCAGAGGCCATAATAGGCTTATTCAAAATGATTCAGTAATTCTCCATGGGGAGATGGATGCTATTGAAAATGCAAAGGGCCTCAATTATGAAGATTATAGGAAATGCACTCTTTACACTACATTGTCTCCTTGCCCTATGTGCTCAGGAGCAGTGATTCTTTACAACATTCCAAAAGTTGTTATAGGGGAAAACACTACCCTTATGGGAGCCGAGGACTTCTTGAAAGACAATGGTGTTGAAATTATAGTGCTTAATGATTCAAAATGCAAAGAGCTATTTGAAAAGTTCGCAGAGGAAAACCCTGGAGTTTGGCAGAAGGAACTTGCTAAGGTAGGAAACACTACCGAGTTAAAGTAA
- a CDS encoding GNAT family N-acetyltransferase produces the protein MESIITNEKDERFIELTKELDNEYFQLHGDEVLKYQEYNDLKDPHIVILALNWGRPIACASFRLFDKDTIEIKRVYVKKRYRRKGIAYKLVKQLEKLAMEENFKYSVIETGRENTAAINLYKKLDYEVIDSFGQFEGDDLCICMKKQFKSLIQAF, from the coding sequence ATGGAATCCATTATTACAAATGAAAAGGATGAAAGATTCATTGAGCTTACAAAGGAATTGGACAATGAATATTTCCAGCTTCATGGTGATGAAGTATTGAAATATCAGGAATATAACGATTTAAAGGACCCTCATATTGTAATCCTTGCTTTAAATTGGGGAAGACCAATAGCTTGTGCAAGCTTTAGGCTATTTGATAAAGACACTATTGAAATCAAAAGGGTTTATGTTAAAAAGAGATACAGAAGAAAAGGAATAGCATACAAGCTTGTTAAACAGCTTGAAAAATTAGCAATGGAAGAGAATTTCAAGTACTCAGTCATTGAAACAGGAAGAGAAAATACCGCAGCCATTAACCTATATAAGAAGCTGGACTATGAAGTAATAGACAGTTTCGGCCAGTTTGAAGGGGACGATTTGTGCATTTGCATGAAAAAACAGTTTAAAAGCCTTATACAAGCTTTTTGA
- the thiL gene encoding thiamine-phosphate kinase, whose translation MKSSQMKVSQLGEKQLIERIIQKSKSCSIYKPSDFNDFDIKTSIGDDSALTNVNIDSNSYLVSSSDMLIQSSHFPKAMTHFQMGYKSVVVNVSDLASMGADNIGFLLNLAIPKDTLLDDFDELICGVIQACDNYNIPLIGGDTNEANEIIISGTAIGKVDKERALMKYGFETGDLLCISGELAYAALGFELLKIMEENPKSKEIIDKIKSIDSTIIDLAILKALKPEAKYEEGHILRDYNTNNNRITATDITDGLASELYEIISSDKKYHQLNKEGQYTKGIRIYEDKLPVEDEFKEIANILGIDYLDLFLHVGEDFELLFTINKELEEELSSDMNYYIIGEITEGNTVEIVLSNGDIQKISSRGYEHLK comes from the coding sequence ATGAAATCAAGCCAAATGAAAGTCTCCCAACTCGGTGAAAAGCAATTGATAGAAAGAATCATTCAGAAATCAAAATCATGCTCTATCTATAAGCCTTCTGATTTTAATGATTTTGACATCAAGACATCAATAGGAGACGATTCTGCACTTACAAATGTCAACATAGATAGCAATAGCTATTTGGTCTCATCATCTGACATGCTGATTCAATCCAGCCACTTCCCAAAGGCCATGACTCATTTTCAAATGGGATACAAGTCAGTTGTAGTCAATGTAAGCGATCTTGCAAGCATGGGTGCAGACAATATCGGATTTTTATTGAATCTAGCTATTCCAAAGGACACATTGCTAGATGACTTTGACGAATTAATCTGTGGAGTTATACAGGCTTGTGACAATTACAATATCCCATTAATCGGTGGCGATACCAATGAGGCAAATGAAATCATAATCTCTGGAACAGCCATTGGTAAGGTAGATAAGGAAAGGGCATTGATGAAATATGGCTTTGAAACAGGAGATTTGCTTTGCATAAGCGGGGAATTGGCATATGCTGCACTTGGATTTGAACTCTTAAAAATTATGGAAGAAAACCCTAAGAGCAAAGAAATCATTGATAAGATCAAATCAATTGATTCAACAATCATTGATTTAGCTATTCTAAAGGCATTGAAGCCAGAGGCAAAATATGAAGAAGGCCATATTCTAAGAGATTACAACACTAACAATAATAGAATCACAGCTACCGACATTACAGATGGATTGGCAAGTGAATTATATGAGATAATTAGTTCTGATAAAAAGTATCATCAATTAAATAAAGAAGGTCAGTATACAAAAGGAATAAGAATCTATGAAGACAAGCTTCCAGTAGAAGATGAATTCAAGGAAATAGCCAATATTTTAGGCATAGATTATTTAGATTTATTCCTGCATGTTGGAGAAGACTTTGAACTTTTATTCACAATTAACAAGGAATTGGAAGAGGAATTGTCAAGCGATATGAATTATTATATAATTGGAGAGATTACAGAGGGCAATACAGTTGAAATAGTACTCTCAAATGGTGATATTCAAAAAATAAGCTCAAGAGGTTACGAACATCTTAAATAA
- the amrS gene encoding AmmeMemoRadiSam system radical SAM enzyme: protein MLHESMFYTKLYEDNINVLSPDLQNRKLVQCNLCGKSCKIANNDYGFCNTQKNIDGKLYSLNYPKMASYHIDPIEKKPLYHFLPGSSTYSIGGFGCNLSCLNCQNYMLSMNSFNEFNSTKILPETIVKNAINDNCLSISWTYNEPTLYFDFARETSLIAHEKNLKNVYVSNGYMSEESLAETLKFIDAFNIDLKFFDDRLYKEICGGKLDIVLDNLKAIYDGKKKYDTHLEITTLLINDLNTDEDHIKSICNFAMEELGPEVPIHFSRFFPMHKMNDKSPTNIEYLLRAKEIAIDMGMEYVYLGNMPSDNNTYCPNCGELLIGRERYCNTNKNRIKDGHCINCGHKINIIFE, encoded by the coding sequence ATGTTGCATGAATCAATGTTTTATACTAAATTATATGAAGATAATATCAATGTTCTTAGTCCGGATTTGCAAAACAGAAAATTAGTTCAATGTAATCTATGTGGAAAATCTTGCAAAATAGCAAATAATGATTATGGATTCTGCAATACTCAAAAAAACATTGATGGAAAGTTATATTCATTAAATTACCCAAAAATGGCCTCATATCACATAGACCCAATAGAAAAAAAGCCTCTGTATCACTTTTTGCCTGGTTCATCCACTTACTCAATAGGTGGTTTTGGGTGTAATTTATCATGTTTGAACTGTCAGAACTATATGTTATCAATGAATTCTTTCAATGAATTCAACTCAACTAAAATACTGCCAGAAACCATCGTTAAAAATGCCATTAATGACAATTGCCTATCGATTTCTTGGACCTATAATGAACCTACACTATACTTTGACTTTGCCCGTGAAACTTCCTTGATTGCACATGAGAAAAATCTTAAAAATGTTTATGTTTCGAATGGGTATATGAGTGAGGAGTCATTGGCTGAGACATTGAAATTCATTGATGCATTCAATATAGATTTAAAGTTTTTCGATGATAGGCTATACAAAGAAATTTGCGGTGGAAAATTGGATATTGTGCTTGACAATTTGAAAGCCATTTATGACGGGAAGAAAAAGTACGATACTCATTTGGAAATAACCACTCTTCTAATAAATGACTTGAATACAGATGAAGATCATATTAAATCAATTTGCAATTTTGCAATGGAAGAATTAGGTCCAGAAGTGCCGATTCACTTTTCAAGGTTTTTCCCAATGCATAAAATGAATGATAAAAGCCCGACAAACATTGAGTATCTATTGAGAGCAAAGGAAATAGCTATTGACATGGGAATGGAATATGTCTATTTGGGAAACATGCCAAGCGATAACAATACCTATTGCCCCAATTGCGGAGAGCTTTTGATTGGAAGGGAAAGATATTGCAACACCAATAAAAACAGAATAAAGGATGGACATTGCATAAATTGCGGCCATAAGATCAATATTATTTTTGAATAA
- a CDS encoding CDP-glycerol glycerophosphotransferase family protein produces the protein MAKSIIDTIKIIILLTAKYTARTLYYIGTYVLSPKDNVILFESSNGRNYTGNPRYVYEEIMNQGLDEEFKCVWVFMKPKEHTIPGNAIKVKRSYFKFLYYALVSGAWIFDSRHLYYLKKNKKTKYIQTWHGTPLKKLGLDMDYLNMSGDQDIEKYHEDFTKNSAAWQYLISQNSYSSEIFRRAFAFNGEMLEIGYPRNDILVNNNNDEYIDKLKAKFNIPKDKKVILYAPTWRDNEYYQKGEYKFATEMDFDQMHKELGDDYVLIVKFHYLVKENIDWSKYGGFVIECDAQWDIQELYLVSDIMITDYSSVMFDYAILRRPMLFFTYDLKFYKDSLRDFYFDMLEEVPGPLIENTADLVNEIKNLNIEEYEAEYGEKYDRFQNKYNEFDKGTASKYIIDLIRT, from the coding sequence ATGGCTAAATCAATCATAGACACTATAAAAATCATTATACTGCTTACTGCAAAGTACACTGCAAGAACTTTATACTACATTGGAACTTATGTGCTTAGTCCTAAAGATAATGTTATCCTCTTTGAGTCAAGCAATGGCCGTAATTATACTGGAAATCCAAGATACGTTTATGAGGAAATAATGAATCAGGGATTGGATGAAGAATTCAAATGCGTGTGGGTTTTCATGAAGCCAAAGGAACACACAATACCAGGCAATGCGATTAAAGTAAAAAGGTCCTATTTCAAATTTTTATACTATGCCCTTGTAAGCGGAGCTTGGATATTCGATTCCAGACATCTCTATTATCTTAAGAAAAACAAAAAAACAAAATACATTCAAACCTGGCATGGCACACCACTTAAAAAATTAGGTTTGGATATGGATTACCTCAATATGAGTGGAGACCAGGACATTGAAAAATATCATGAGGACTTTACAAAAAACAGTGCAGCTTGGCAATATCTGATATCTCAAAATAGTTATTCAAGCGAAATATTCAGAAGGGCTTTTGCCTTCAATGGAGAAATGCTTGAAATCGGATACCCCCGCAATGACATTTTGGTAAATAACAACAATGATGAATACATTGATAAGCTAAAAGCCAAATTCAATATTCCAAAGGATAAAAAGGTAATTCTTTATGCTCCAACCTGGAGGGATAATGAATACTATCAAAAAGGGGAATATAAATTTGCAACCGAAATGGACTTTGACCAAATGCATAAGGAATTAGGTGATGATTATGTTTTAATCGTTAAATTCCATTATTTGGTTAAGGAAAACATTGACTGGAGCAAATACGGCGGTTTTGTAATTGAATGTGATGCACAATGGGATATCCAGGAATTGTACCTTGTTTCAGACATCATGATTACAGATTACTCATCAGTAATGTTTGATTATGCAATCCTTAGAAGGCCAATGCTGTTCTTTACATATGACTTGAAGTTCTACAAAGACAGCTTAAGGGATTTCTATTTTGATATGCTAGAAGAGGTTCCAGGACCTTTGATTGAAAATACAGCCGACCTTGTCAATGAAATCAAAAATTTGAACATTGAAGAATATGAAGCGGAATATGGTGAAAAATACGACAGGTTCCAAAACAAATATAACGAATTCGACAAGGGAACCGCTTCAAAATATATCATTGATCTAATCAGAACTTGA
- a CDS encoding phosphocholine cytidylyltransferase family protein has protein sequence MIGVILAAGMGTRLMPLTKDIPKALLKINDVTLLERMIKNCINADISKFIVVVGYNKEKVIDLCPEIAEKYDIEIKTLVNEKYDVTNTSVSTYLASKFIEENDLDDFVLVNGDNVVDPKIISNLVASNNTGMIIDNFKELNEESFKLIIDDESFNDEKTIANGKIHSIGKGLDIPSSTGEFIGVSKVKRDDVAEFNRILEGLIEEDPQNYYDFAYKELSIITTIDFVMTNGLEWTEIDDHTDWENAHILVEKLEGNKN, from the coding sequence ATGATTGGAGTAATATTGGCTGCAGGAATGGGTACAAGGCTGATGCCCCTTACCAAAGACATTCCTAAGGCTTTATTAAAAATTAATGATGTGACTTTGCTTGAGAGAATGATTAAAAACTGCATTAATGCAGATATAAGCAAATTTATAGTGGTCGTAGGATACAATAAAGAAAAAGTAATTGATTTATGTCCTGAAATAGCTGAAAAATATGATATAGAAATAAAGACCCTTGTAAATGAAAAATATGACGTTACAAACACTTCTGTATCAACTTATCTTGCAAGCAAATTCATTGAAGAAAATGATTTGGATGATTTTGTTTTAGTGAATGGAGACAATGTAGTGGATCCTAAAATAATTTCAAACTTGGTTGCTTCCAACAATACAGGAATGATAATTGATAACTTTAAGGAACTTAACGAAGAATCATTTAAACTTATAATTGATGATGAATCATTTAATGATGAAAAAACAATAGCTAACGGTAAAATCCATTCAATTGGAAAAGGATTGGACATTCCATCATCCACTGGTGAATTCATAGGCGTGTCCAAGGTAAAAAGAGATGACGTTGCAGAATTCAATAGAATTCTGGAAGGATTAATTGAGGAAGATCCTCAAAATTACTACGATTTTGCTTATAAGGAATTGAGCATTATAACTACTATTGATTTCGTAATGACAAATGGATTGGAATGGACTGAAATAGATGACCATACCGATTGGGAAAATGCTCACATACTTGTTGAAAAATTAGAGGGAAATAAAAATTAA
- a CDS encoding glycosyltransferase: MENPKISVIVPIYNVEEYLEESLNSLLNQTFIGNMEIFMIDDGSSDNSRYIIERYALDYENFHAIHNENQGIPTTRNCGLDLAKGEYIQFFDSDDYIVPDGCERLYELAKRNDSDIVTSFSARLRRYNITDSLYFKKSFKNIDRDLDRVEIEEYPELLWDIVVWNKLYKREFIEKNNLRFYGKREGYEDGPFALRAYTLTDKISVSKDTFYYWRIRENTNLSITQLRFKVKNFKDRLKNLHLAKEILNQSDFSEKTKKELYFKWLYHDLNAFYRNFHQYDENYYPELIEKTNELIDIIPEDVKDRLNSFQRVIYKMVEEEDIEGLVHFSPYYNELMNNPHIPEDLDEKYFKYIDFIKDAREEELIVNKEEITYDEENLFIEFSERIKYMGDYPHQNKAKFIDNENNEYSLDLNENNQIILPIALVKDKNHGKIKVKYICDEFEKEGYLRNPKREILEFDDFDIQIGIGKNKVFVIDSRETGDVLIKIKYIAFKDNSFEFNGASNEIIDNVYIENLLSFDRVKYPVKIEDFKFYIGEYDISFIIPYEDIFNQAVKKWELLTSKKFKSFQLEKKFEFYNGHRKILFKNARNKILIEDDVFIPEDKLAEYYDEIIELKDKNKKLKNENKKLKNENKKLNKENKTLIKQKKELKLSKKEIEKENKKLKRRIEKYKSRVAVKTADKIKKMI; this comes from the coding sequence ATGGAAAATCCTAAAATCTCAGTGATTGTGCCTATTTACAATGTAGAGGAATACCTTGAAGAATCATTGAACTCTCTGCTGAACCAGACATTCATAGGAAACATGGAAATATTTATGATTGATGATGGCAGCAGCGATAATTCAAGATACATTATAGAAAGATATGCATTGGATTATGAAAACTTCCATGCAATCCATAATGAGAATCAGGGGATTCCAACAACAAGAAACTGCGGTTTGGATCTGGCTAAAGGAGAGTATATCCAATTCTTCGATTCGGATGACTATATAGTTCCTGACGGATGTGAAAGGTTATATGAACTTGCAAAAAGGAATGATTCAGATATCGTTACTTCATTCAGTGCAAGGCTTAGACGATATAACATCACTGACAGCCTATACTTTAAAAAAAGCTTTAAAAATATTGACAGGGATTTGGATAGGGTTGAGATAGAAGAATACCCTGAGCTTTTATGGGATATAGTGGTATGGAATAAGCTTTATAAAAGGGAATTCATTGAAAAAAACAACTTGAGATTTTATGGAAAAAGGGAAGGATATGAAGATGGTCCTTTTGCATTGAGGGCATACACCCTTACAGATAAGATATCCGTTTCCAAGGACACTTTCTATTATTGGAGAATCAGAGAAAACACTAACCTGTCCATTACTCAACTGCGCTTTAAGGTTAAGAACTTTAAGGATAGGCTAAAGAATCTGCATCTGGCAAAAGAGATACTGAACCAATCCGATTTTAGTGAAAAGACAAAAAAGGAATTGTATTTCAAATGGCTATATCATGATTTAAATGCATTCTATAGAAATTTCCATCAATACGATGAAAACTATTACCCCGAACTTATAGAAAAGACCAACGAACTAATTGACATAATCCCAGAGGATGTAAAGGATAGATTGAATTCATTCCAAAGAGTCATTTATAAAATGGTTGAAGAAGAGGATATCGAAGGATTAGTCCATTTTTCACCATACTATAATGAATTAATGAACAATCCACATATACCAGAAGATCTGGATGAAAAATACTTCAAATATATTGATTTCATAAAGGATGCAAGAGAAGAGGAGCTTATTGTTAACAAGGAAGAAATTACCTATGACGAGGAAAATCTTTTCATAGAATTCAGTGAAAGAATCAAATACATGGGAGATTACCCTCATCAAAACAAAGCAAAATTCATAGATAATGAAAACAATGAATATTCCTTGGATTTAAATGAAAACAATCAAATCATACTTCCAATTGCTCTTGTCAAGGATAAGAATCATGGAAAAATCAAAGTTAAATACATCTGTGATGAATTTGAAAAGGAAGGCTATTTAAGAAATCCGAAAAGGGAAATTCTGGAATTTGATGATTTTGACATTCAAATAGGCATTGGAAAGAACAAGGTATTTGTTATTGATTCAAGAGAAACAGGTGATGTCTTAATTAAAATAAAATACATTGCATTTAAGGATAATTCCTTTGAATTTAATGGAGCATCCAATGAAATAATAGATAACGTTTATATAGAAAACCTGTTAAGCTTTGATAGAGTCAAATATCCTGTAAAAATTGAAGACTTCAAATTTTACATTGGAGAATATGATATAAGCTTTATCATCCCATATGAAGACATTTTCAATCAAGCCGTTAAAAAATGGGAATTGCTGACTTCAAAGAAATTCAAATCTTTCCAGCTGGAAAAGAAATTCGAATTCTATAATGGCCATAGAAAAATATTGTTTAAAAATGCCAGAAATAAAATACTGATTGAAGACGATGTTTTTATACCTGAAGATAAGCTAGCAGAATACTATGATGAAATCATTGAATTAAAAGACAAAAATAAAAAACTAAAGAATGAAAATAAAAAACTAAAGAATGAAAATAAAAAATTAAACAAGGAAAATAAAACTCTTATTAAGCAAAAAAAGGAACTTAAGCTAAGCAAAAAGGAAATTGAAAAGGAAAATAAAAAATTAAAAAGAAGAATAGAGAAATATAAATCAAGAGTGGCTGTAAAGACAGCTGATAAAATTAAAAAAATGATTTAA
- a CDS encoding LicD family protein, producing MNHLQANLYQLLKEIDEICNKYDIKYFLAGGTALGTVRNHCFLPWDDDIDLYITRDNWNKLRHVLESEENVVPEGRSFAYNENTKYYCNPIPRYVDHTTTAIYKSQALAGKACGQHIELLIMDPMPNDEKEREEYIDLLRVYAELLSPYFVVCKSLSFEEWEKHYKLYEEYCRRVDKEGEEKVLKELEEKLQRFPTDECKTYCMRWGINTLMYEKEYYGKGRLEKFEDDEFPVAENAERIFRVAYGDSWMYVPDYEDQVVHNAMQDIDIPFHIYTDEYIGRIKRDSVFKKYKKNKRSNASVYYKRKKVQMLVAKEKAFVEGRHVTKYLEENEDHLRSLLESKNYGELSQELSEYNRLQLHPHMRKYNIIIPISDRNLATIMLSFIEQGKYYNANKYLNLRKTKEEPMSEELIEIEKIMNVCKELSIARYDLKDEGLVQSIIDEHESQYPDLLDIYRSKLWIMENNAKTMEDYEKIDALCDEVLKTYPFDGETMATQAKAKLECGHKDEAMKLYEKSVENTRNGLVWQKVKDESGISRIDIERDVIESLAEEE from the coding sequence ATGAACCATTTACAGGCAAATCTTTATCAACTGCTAAAGGAGATTGATGAAATCTGCAACAAGTATGACATTAAATATTTCCTGGCAGGGGGAACTGCATTAGGCACTGTTAGAAATCATTGTTTCTTGCCATGGGATGATGACATCGACCTATACATTACAAGGGATAATTGGAATAAATTGAGACATGTCCTGGAGAGTGAAGAGAATGTTGTACCAGAAGGTCGTTCATTTGCATACAATGAAAATACAAAGTACTATTGCAACCCAATTCCAAGATATGTTGATCATACAACAACTGCCATTTACAAATCACAGGCTTTGGCTGGGAAAGCATGCGGACAGCATATTGAACTTCTAATTATGGATCCAATGCCAAATGATGAAAAGGAAAGGGAGGAATATATCGACCTGTTGCGTGTATATGCTGAATTGCTGTCTCCATATTTTGTAGTTTGCAAAAGTTTATCCTTTGAAGAATGGGAAAAGCACTATAAACTATACGAGGAATATTGTCGCAGAGTTGACAAGGAAGGAGAAGAAAAGGTACTTAAGGAATTGGAGGAAAAATTGCAGCGCTTTCCAACTGATGAATGCAAAACATACTGCATGCGCTGGGGAATCAATACATTGATGTATGAAAAGGAATATTACGGAAAGGGCCGACTTGAAAAATTTGAAGATGATGAATTCCCTGTTGCAGAAAATGCGGAACGCATTTTCAGAGTTGCCTATGGTGACAGCTGGATGTATGTTCCGGATTATGAAGACCAGGTAGTTCACAATGCAATGCAGGACATTGATATTCCATTCCATATATACACAGATGAATACATTGGAAGAATAAAGCGTGACTCAGTATTTAAAAAATATAAAAAGAACAAACGCAGCAATGCCAGTGTATACTATAAGCGTAAAAAAGTTCAAATGCTCGTTGCAAAGGAAAAGGCCTTTGTTGAAGGAAGGCATGTTACAAAATATTTGGAAGAGAATGAAGATCATTTACGTTCCTTGCTGGAAAGCAAAAACTATGGAGAATTGTCTCAAGAATTGTCTGAATATAATAGATTGCAGCTTCACCCACATATGAGAAAATATAATATTATCATTCCAATATCCGACAGGAATCTTGCAACAATCATGCTAAGCTTCATTGAACAGGGAAAATACTACAATGCAAATAAATATCTAAACCTTCGCAAAACTAAAGAAGAGCCAATGAGCGAAGAATTGATTGAAATAGAAAAGATAATGAATGTCTGCAAGGAATTGTCCATTGCCCGCTACGATTTGAAGGATGAAGGATTGGTACAGTCAATAATCGATGAACATGAAAGCCAATACCCTGACTTGCTAGATATCTATCGTTCAAAATTATGGATAATGGAAAACAATGCTAAAACTATGGAAGATTATGAGAAAATAGATGCGCTTTGCGATGAAGTATTGAAAACCTATCCATTTGATGGAGAAACAATGGCTACACAGGCAAAGGCAAAATTGGAATGCGGACATAAGGATGAAGCTATGAAGCTTTATGAAAAATCCGTGGAAAATACAAGAAACGGTTTGGTATGGCAAAAAGTCAAGGACGAATCAGGCATTAGCCGCATTGACATTGAACGTGATGTAATCGAGAGCTTGGCAGAGGAGGAGTAG
- a CDS encoding aminotransferase class V-fold PLP-dependent enzyme, translated as MSHLFTIGPVEMFEETLEIGGKQVPYFRNDEFSQIVLSASAGLKRLLFNENGEIILLTCSGTGAMEATIMNCFTKEDNLIVIDGGSFGHRFTQICDVHEIPYKAVKVEQGETLTKSMIEEVMDGEKFTGFLVNLDETSIGQLYGIQMISEICKKNDLVLVVDAISAFLADEVNMDKYGIDAVILSSQKALSLAPGLSVVALSERMLKRVECIDSKSIYFDYKDYLKNGERGQTPFTPAVRVVIELEEIVKRFEERGIENVINDTNEIALYFRKRIREIGLDYPSYPLSNAVTPVIFPDKNADVVYRELIDKYGFTVNPSGGDNAKLMFRVSHVGNQSIEDAKELICAIEDIIKK; from the coding sequence ATGAGTCATCTATTTACTATAGGGCCAGTTGAAATGTTTGAGGAAACATTGGAGATTGGCGGAAAGCAAGTACCTTATTTCAGAAATGATGAATTTTCACAAATAGTGCTTTCTGCAAGTGCTGGATTGAAAAGATTATTGTTCAATGAAAATGGAGAGATCATTCTATTGACCTGCTCAGGAACAGGAGCTATGGAAGCAACCATCATGAATTGCTTCACAAAGGAAGACAATCTGATAGTCATTGACGGCGGTTCCTTCGGTCATCGTTTCACCCAAATCTGTGATGTTCATGAAATTCCATACAAGGCTGTCAAGGTGGAGCAAGGGGAAACATTGACAAAATCCATGATTGAAGAAGTGATGGATGGTGAAAAATTCACAGGTTTCCTCGTTAATTTGGATGAAACTTCCATCGGCCAATTGTATGGCATTCAAATGATTTCCGAAATATGCAAGAAAAATGATTTGGTGCTTGTTGTAGATGCCATCAGCGCTTTCTTGGCTGATGAAGTGAATATGGATAAATACGGCATAGATGCTGTTATATTAAGCTCTCAAAAGGCATTGTCTTTAGCTCCTGGATTGTCCGTTGTTGCATTAAGTGAAAGAATGCTCAAAAGAGTGGAATGCATTGATTCAAAATCCATCTACTTCGATTATAAGGATTATTTGAAAAACGGAGAAAGAGGACAGACCCCATTCACTCCTGCTGTAAGAGTTGTCATAGAACTTGAAGAAATCGTTAAGCGATTCGAGGAAAGGGGAATTGAAAATGTAATTAACGATACAAATGAAATTGCCCTTTACTTTAGAAAAAGAATTAGAGAAATCGGATTGGATTATCCTTCATATCCTTTATCAAATGCCGTTACTCCAGTCATATTCCCAGATAAAAATGCAGATGTGGTTTACAGAGAATTGATTGATAAATATGGATTTACCGTAAATCCAAGTGGAGGAGACAATGCTAAATTAATGTTCCGTGTTTCTCATGTAGGAAATCAATCAATTGAAGATGCAAAAGAATTGATCTGTGCAATTGAAGATATAATAAAAAAATAA